One region of Endozoicomonas sp. Mp262 genomic DNA includes:
- the rplM gene encoding 50S ribosomal protein L13, with protein MKTFSAKPETVKRDWYVVDAEGKTLGRLATEIASRLRGKHKPEYTPHVDTGDYIVVINAEKVRVTGRKASDKMYYRHTGFPGGLRSASFDKLIDHKPEMVIELAVKGMLPRNPLGRAMYSKLKVYAGSEHPHAAQQPQQLAI; from the coding sequence ATGAAAACTTTTAGCGCAAAACCAGAAACAGTCAAGCGTGACTGGTATGTAGTCGATGCCGAGGGCAAGACGCTGGGTCGTCTGGCCACAGAGATCGCTTCCCGCCTGCGTGGTAAGCATAAGCCGGAGTACACTCCTCACGTGGACACCGGTGACTACATCGTTGTCATCAATGCTGAGAAAGTACGCGTAACTGGCCGTAAGGCTTCCGACAAGATGTATTACCGTCACACCGGTTTCCCCGGTGGCCTGCGTTCCGCGAGCTTTGATAAGCTCATCGATCACAAGCCTGAAATGGTAATTGAACTGGCTGTTAAAGGCATGCTGCCCCGCAATCCGCTGGGTCGCGCCATGTATAGCAAGCTGAAGGTATACGCCGGCAGCGAGCATCCACATGCTGCTCAGCAGCCTCAGCAACTGGCAATTTAA